Within the Maribacter sp. BPC-D8 genome, the region TACTACTCAACAGCATGAATTAATCTCATCATTAGCTGATTTATTTCCGACTCATATTCTTGGTGATTACTTACAAGGAATCTTTGGCTTCAATGGTGAAGCACTTGTTGATATGCAAGCTGAGAATGATATGCTTGAATTTATTAATAATCAGTATTCCTTAAATCATCCCCAACGTTGGTTAAGAGGAAATAATAGTAACTTAGGATTAGATCTAAAAAAAATCAGGGAATCTTTAATTAAGAAAGAAGAAATTAATTTATCTGAGTTTCCATCAATTGAAACATTTACTATTGATGAACGAGATTTATATATACCGTATAAGGATTATTATAAAGAAATAACGAAACTTTTAAAAGAAGAAAATTTATTGATTTTACATCCTGATTCTACAAGTATTTATCCAAGACTTAAATTAGTTAAGCAATTTAATAATCGTATAAAGTTAATTGAATCAATAGATGATAAGGACTTTTATAAATTAGCAAAAACAGCTGATGAAATTACAAATGAAAATATAATTTCTAAGTTAAATGAGTTAAGCTATAAACTTTTTAATAAAACGGAGCTTGATAAGTGGTTTAATGAAAAAGGGTTTAAAAAGAAAAGAGAGGAAAAAGATCGGACATCTGTAATGTATCTTGAGTCCCTGATAGAAGAATTGAAAAATGATATTTCTTATATCAAGATTTCTTTTTTTTTAATTGGCGTAAAAGAACTTCAGGGTATAAAATCCCATAGGAGCGAATTGTTTAGCTCATTTGTGAAATCTTTAAGAGAAGCAGATGAGAATAAAATTTTAGTATCCGAAGCTATGACAAACAGTCGTAATGTAATTCGAAGAACTGGTCGTAAAGTATCGGGTAGATGTATTGGAACAACTTTACTAACAAAAGGACTAGAGTTTGATACTGTTGCTATAATAAATGCCCATAAATTTAAGTGTCCTAAACATCTTTATGTTGCATTAACCAGAGCATCTAAAAGACTATTAATATTCACTAATAAAGTTGAGTTGTTTCCTTATAAATAATGCTAGCAGATAACAATGTTTAATAAACATATGA harbors:
- a CDS encoding UvrD-helicase domain-containing protein; the protein is MIDYKEFVSKEKSMLIAPAGFGKTYTISECLIHLEGKGKQLILTHTHAGVASLKEKFKQKKIHSYNYNIETITSFAQKYVLSFYTGIDIPSQENSKEYYPFIINKAKEIFKLKLVKNVISRTYSGLFVDEYQDCTTQQHELISSLADLFPTHILGDYLQGIFGFNGEALVDMQAENDMLEFINNQYSLNHPQRWLRGNNSNLGLDLKKIRESLIKKEEINLSEFPSIETFTIDERDLYIPYKDYYKEITKLLKEENLLILHPDSTSIYPRLKLVKQFNNRIKLIESIDDKDFYKLAKTADEITNENIISKLNELSYKLFNKTELDKWFNEKGFKKKREEKDRTSVMYLESLIEELKNDISYIKISFFLIGVKELQGIKSHRSELFSSFVKSLREADENKILVSEAMTNSRNVIRRTGRKVSGRCIGTTLLTKGLEFDTVAIINAHKFKCPKHLYVALTRASKRLLIFTNKVELFPYK